From Streptomyces qinzhouensis, one genomic window encodes:
- a CDS encoding DUF3046 domain-containing protein — protein MRLTIFWERMADHFGAAYADSFARDHVMSELGGRTVHQALDAGWEAKDVWRAVCAAVGVPADRR, from the coding sequence ATGCGGTTGACGATTTTCTGGGAGCGGATGGCGGATCACTTCGGTGCCGCGTACGCCGACTCCTTCGCACGGGACCATGTGATGTCCGAGCTGGGCGGGCGAACCGTCCACCAGGCGCTCGACGCTGGCTGGGAGGCCAAGGACGTGTGGCGCGCGGTCTGCGCGGCCGTCGGCGTTCCGGCCGACCGGCGCTGA